One genomic segment of Balaenoptera musculus isolate JJ_BM4_2016_0621 chromosome 11, mBalMus1.pri.v3, whole genome shotgun sequence includes these proteins:
- the PPP1R3G gene encoding protein phosphatase 1 regulatory subunit 3G, protein MEPPRALLLSLEAPGPAPFEDTPPAEEPPAPGILCTEGGGDGGGTSAAPSPDAESPCPQGEAAPREPEEPLGSRRRCRCRARSCSLPADPTLQAATFLQRRQPPAPGPDAEGGERAEDAPHGPGCCAKCKKRVQFADALGLSLASVKHFSEAEEPQVPPAVLSRLCSLPARAEDLEQLPGLLAAAAAAAAPLRAPPPRLRPLFELPGPSAAAERLRRQRVCLERVQCSAPWGAEVTGSGRVLGCPGPRVVAVRYTFTEWRSFLDVPAELRPEPGKPPPPEAPSGEPGEAEEEPSAERFHFALCLPPGLQPKEGEDADAPGAAVHFAVRYRCAQGEYWDNNAGANYTLRYVRPADAR, encoded by the coding sequence ATGGAGCCCCCGCGGGCGCTGCTGCTAAGTTTGGAGGCGCCGGGACCTGCGCCTTTTGAAGACACCCCGCCTGCCGAGGAGCCGCCCGCCCCGGGCATCCTCTGCACCGAGGGTGGCGGGGACGGCGGCGGCACGTCGGCGGCCCCGAGCCCCGACGCCGAGTCCCCGTGCCCGCAGGGAGAGGCTGCCCCCCGGGAGCCGGAGGAGCCGCTGGGaagccgccgccgctgccgctgccgcgcGCGCTCCTGCTCTCTGCCCGCCGACCCGACCCTGCAGGCGGCCACGTTCCTGCAGCGGCGGCAGCCGCCTGCCCCGGGGCCGGATGCGGAGGGCGGCGAGAGGGCCGAGGACGCGCCGCACGGCCCGGGCTGCTGCGCCAAGTGCAAGAAGCGGGTGCAGTTCGCGGACGCGCTGGGGCTGAGCCTGGCCAGCGTGAAGCACTTCAGCGAGGCCGAGGAGCCGCAGGTGCCGCCCGCCGTGCTCTCCCGCCTGTGCAGCCTCCCGGCGCGCGCCGAGGACCTGGAGCAGCTCCCGGGCCTGctggccgcggcggcggcggcggccgcgccCCTCCGCGCACCGCCTCCCCGGCTGCGGCCTCTCTTCGAGCTCCCCGGGCCGAGCGCCGCAGCCGAGCGCCTGCGGCGACAGCGCGTGTGCCTGGAGCGCGTGCAGTGCTCGGCACCCTGGGGCGCGGAGGTGACCGGCTCCGGCCGGGTGCTGGGCTGCCCGGGGCCGCGCGTCGTGGCCGTGCGCTACACCTTCACCGAGTGGCGCTCCTTCCTGGACGTGCCGGCCGAGCTGCGGCCCGAGCCAGGGAAGCCGCCGCCTCCAGAGGCGCCGTCGGGGGAGCCGGGGGAGGCCGAGGAGGAGCCGAGCGCCGAGCGCTTCCATTTCGCGCTGTGCCTGCCGCCGGGCCTGCAGCCCAAGGAGGGGGAGGACGCGGACGCTCCGGGCGCCGCCGTCCACTTCGCCGTCCGCTACCGCTGCGCCCAGGGCGAGTACTGGGACAACAACGCGGGGGCCAACTACACGCTGCGCTACGTGCGCCCTGCCGACGCGCGCTGA